From Salvia splendens isolate huo1 chromosome 16, SspV2, whole genome shotgun sequence, a single genomic window includes:
- the LOC121772054 gene encoding two-component response regulator ARR1-like isoform X3 translates to MNLGVNSMSVTTSSASWKSGDAVSDQFPAGLRVLVVDDDPTCLRILEKMLRNCRYEVTTCGRAEVALKLLRDNKDGFDVVISDVHMPDMDGFKLLERVGLEMDLPVIMMSADDSKSVVMKGVTHGACDYLIKPVRMEALKNIWQHVVRKKKNEWKEKDAEQSGSVEEGDRQQKPTDDVDYSSSANEGNWRNSRKRKEEEDDGDDKDDSSTLKKPRVVWSVELHQQFVTAVNQLGIDKAVPKKILELMNVPGLTRENVASHLQKYRLYLRRLSGQPQNGLGNSFLGPQDSGFGSISSLNGLDLQAYASSGQIPAQSLASIQAAALGRVTNKSDGQQHHSNGKQVNLLHGIPTNMDSKQLAALHQSGQPFGNTLMNVHSQSGQSNSLLTQMVQPQSRTQMLNEVGGNPVLNFPSSVGQPGLSQPIPGSVFSRFGMDNNVRPLTYKSLSQPTSVVEFSRSQGMELSGNSIPLTSNSGIPSYTSKGTTLQEEVNSEIKGSRGFLPNFDAFNELSQNRTDTWDLQNVGSTFETPQHSNVQSRLDVPPSVLVQPAFASDHRNGHLRTTSVNKAAFSTATSLGNGTNFGQQLTPSHADSSLRIKTERLPDMGFQNSLFPDQLGQDDLMSTLLKQQQDGLAPVENEFGFDEYQLDNLPV, encoded by the exons atgaatcttGGAGTCAATTCCATGTCTGTAACTACTTCAAGTGCTTCTTGGAAGTCCGGCGATGCAGTTTCCGATCAGTTTCCGGCGGGTTTGAGGGTTCTCGTCGTCGACGATGACCCCACTTGTCTTAGGATCTTAGAAAAGATGCTGAGAAATTGCCGCTATGAAG TTACCACATGCGGTCGAGCTGAGGTTGCGTTGAAGTTACTTAGGGATAACAAGGATGGATTCGACGTTGTTATAAGTGATGTCCACATGCCTGACATGGATGGTTTTAAGCTCTTGGAGCGCGTTGGACTGGAGATGGATCTACCAGTCATCA TGATGTCGGCTGATGATAGCAAAAGTGTCGTGATGAAGGGTGTCACTCATGGTGCTTGTGACTATCTGATAAAACCGGTTCGGATGGAGGCGTTGAAGAACATATGGCAGCATGTGGTTCGTAAGAAGAAGAATGAATGGAAGGAAAAGGATGCGGAACAGTCGGGAAGCGTGGAAGAGGGAGATCGGCAGCAAAAGCCTACGGATGATGTTGATTACTCTTCTTCAGCTAACGAAGGGAATTGGAGAAACTCGAGAAAGAGgaaagaggaggaggatgacgGGGATGACAAGGACGATTCATCTACATTGAAGAAACCGCGTGTTGTTTGGTCTGTGGAGCTGCACCAGCAGTTCGTAACTGCTGTTAATCAACTTGGGATCGACA AGGCTGTACCAAAGAAAATCTTGGAATTAATGAACGTCCCGGGCCTCACAAGAGAGAATGTTGCAAGCCACCTTCAG AAATATCGTCTTTATCTTAGAAGGCTTAGTGGACAGCCCCAGAATGGACTCGGGAACTCGTTTCTTGGACCCCAGGATTCAGGTTTTGGCTCAATAAGCTCGCTCAACGGCCTCGATCTTCAAGCTTATGCTTCTTCAGGTCAAATCCCAGCTCAAAGCCTTGCTTCAATCCAAGCTGCAGCACTTGGTAGGGTGACCAACAAATCAG ATGGGCAGCAACACCATAGCAATGGTAAGCAAGTGAATCTACTCCATGGCATCCCTACGAATATGGATTCGAAACAGCTTGCTGCTTTGCACCAGTCTGGACAGCCCTTTGGTAATACGCTTATGAACGTGCACTCCCAGTCAGGCCAAAGTAATTCTTTACTCACGCAGATGGTTCAACCACAGTCGAGGACACAAATGTTAAACGAAGTCGGTGGTAACCCGGTCTTGAATTTTCCATCATCGGTAGGGCAACCTGGTTTGTCTCAGCCGATTCCCGGATCCGTCTTTAGCCGGTTTGGAATGGATAATAATGTTCGTCCTCTGACATACAAGTCCCTTTCCCAGCCCACGTCTGTAGTAGAATTTTCGAGGAGTCAGGGCATGGAGTTATCCGGGAATTCAATTCCACTCACTAGTAACTCAGGAATCCCAAGTTATACCTCCAAAGGGACGACTCTCCAAGAAGAGGTGAACTCTGAAATCAAAGGATCTCGAGGCTTTCTACCCAACTTTGATGCGTTCAACGAGCTCAGCCAGAACAGAACCGACACTTGGGACTTGCAAAATGTTGGATCAACCTTTGAAACTCCTCAACATTCCAATGTTCAAAGCCGTCTGGATGTTCCACCGTCAGTTTTAGTCCAACCAGCATTTGCCTCTGATCATAGGAATGGGCATCTCCGGACTACATCCGTTAACAAGGCCGCTTTCTCAACTGCTACCAGTCTTGGCAACGGCACAAACTTCGGGCAGCAGCTCACGCCATCACACGCTGATAGTTCTCTAAGAATCAAGACTGAAAGACTACCCGACATGGGCTTCCAAAACAGCCTCTTTCCCGATCAGTTGGGCCAGGACGACCTCATGAGCACGCTTCTCAAGCAG CAGCAAGACGGGTTGGCGCCAGTGGAAAACGAGTTTGGCTTTGACGAATACCAACTGGATAATCTTCCGGTTTAG
- the LOC121772054 gene encoding two-component response regulator ARR1-like isoform X1, translating to MNLGVNSMSVTTSSASWKSGDAVSDQFPAGLRVLVVDDDPTCLRILEKMLRNCRYEVTTCGRAEVALKLLRDNKDGFDVVISDVHMPDMDGFKLLERVGLEMDLPVIMMSADDSKSVVMKGVTHGACDYLIKPVRMEALKNIWQHVVRKKKNEWKEKDAEQSGSVEEGDRQQKPTDDVDYSSSANEGNWRNSRKRKEEEDDGDDKDDSSTLKKPRVVWSVELHQQFVTAVNQLGIDKAVPKKILELMNVPGLTRENVASHLQKYRLYLRRLSGQPQNGLGNSFLGPQDSGFGSISSLNGLDLQAYASSGQIPAQSLASIQAAALGRVTNKSGISVPIVDQHNIFSFDNPNMRFLDGQQHHSNGKQVNLLHGIPTNMDSKQLAALHQSGQPFGNTLMNVHSQSGQSNSLLTQMVQPQSRTQMLNEVGGNPVLNFPSSVGQPGLSQPIPGSVFSRFGMDNNVRPLTYKSLSQPTSVVEFSRSQGMELSGNSIPLTSNSGIPSYTSKGTTLQEEVNSEIKGSRGFLPNFDAFNELSQNRTDTWDLQNVGSTFETPQHSNVQSRLDVPPSVLVQPAFASDHRNGHLRTTSVNKAAFSTATSLGNGTNFGQQLTPSHADSSLRIKTERLPDMGFQNSLFPDQLGQDDLMSTLLKQQQDGLAPVENEFGFDEYQLDNLPV from the exons atgaatcttGGAGTCAATTCCATGTCTGTAACTACTTCAAGTGCTTCTTGGAAGTCCGGCGATGCAGTTTCCGATCAGTTTCCGGCGGGTTTGAGGGTTCTCGTCGTCGACGATGACCCCACTTGTCTTAGGATCTTAGAAAAGATGCTGAGAAATTGCCGCTATGAAG TTACCACATGCGGTCGAGCTGAGGTTGCGTTGAAGTTACTTAGGGATAACAAGGATGGATTCGACGTTGTTATAAGTGATGTCCACATGCCTGACATGGATGGTTTTAAGCTCTTGGAGCGCGTTGGACTGGAGATGGATCTACCAGTCATCA TGATGTCGGCTGATGATAGCAAAAGTGTCGTGATGAAGGGTGTCACTCATGGTGCTTGTGACTATCTGATAAAACCGGTTCGGATGGAGGCGTTGAAGAACATATGGCAGCATGTGGTTCGTAAGAAGAAGAATGAATGGAAGGAAAAGGATGCGGAACAGTCGGGAAGCGTGGAAGAGGGAGATCGGCAGCAAAAGCCTACGGATGATGTTGATTACTCTTCTTCAGCTAACGAAGGGAATTGGAGAAACTCGAGAAAGAGgaaagaggaggaggatgacgGGGATGACAAGGACGATTCATCTACATTGAAGAAACCGCGTGTTGTTTGGTCTGTGGAGCTGCACCAGCAGTTCGTAACTGCTGTTAATCAACTTGGGATCGACA AGGCTGTACCAAAGAAAATCTTGGAATTAATGAACGTCCCGGGCCTCACAAGAGAGAATGTTGCAAGCCACCTTCAG AAATATCGTCTTTATCTTAGAAGGCTTAGTGGACAGCCCCAGAATGGACTCGGGAACTCGTTTCTTGGACCCCAGGATTCAGGTTTTGGCTCAATAAGCTCGCTCAACGGCCTCGATCTTCAAGCTTATGCTTCTTCAGGTCAAATCCCAGCTCAAAGCCTTGCTTCAATCCAAGCTGCAGCACTTGGTAGGGTGACCAACAAATCAGGTATATCTGTGCCCATTGTTGATCAGCACAACATTTTCAGCTTCGATAATCCAAACATGAGGTTTCTAGATGGGCAGCAACACCATAGCAATGGTAAGCAAGTGAATCTACTCCATGGCATCCCTACGAATATGGATTCGAAACAGCTTGCTGCTTTGCACCAGTCTGGACAGCCCTTTGGTAATACGCTTATGAACGTGCACTCCCAGTCAGGCCAAAGTAATTCTTTACTCACGCAGATGGTTCAACCACAGTCGAGGACACAAATGTTAAACGAAGTCGGTGGTAACCCGGTCTTGAATTTTCCATCATCGGTAGGGCAACCTGGTTTGTCTCAGCCGATTCCCGGATCCGTCTTTAGCCGGTTTGGAATGGATAATAATGTTCGTCCTCTGACATACAAGTCCCTTTCCCAGCCCACGTCTGTAGTAGAATTTTCGAGGAGTCAGGGCATGGAGTTATCCGGGAATTCAATTCCACTCACTAGTAACTCAGGAATCCCAAGTTATACCTCCAAAGGGACGACTCTCCAAGAAGAGGTGAACTCTGAAATCAAAGGATCTCGAGGCTTTCTACCCAACTTTGATGCGTTCAACGAGCTCAGCCAGAACAGAACCGACACTTGGGACTTGCAAAATGTTGGATCAACCTTTGAAACTCCTCAACATTCCAATGTTCAAAGCCGTCTGGATGTTCCACCGTCAGTTTTAGTCCAACCAGCATTTGCCTCTGATCATAGGAATGGGCATCTCCGGACTACATCCGTTAACAAGGCCGCTTTCTCAACTGCTACCAGTCTTGGCAACGGCACAAACTTCGGGCAGCAGCTCACGCCATCACACGCTGATAGTTCTCTAAGAATCAAGACTGAAAGACTACCCGACATGGGCTTCCAAAACAGCCTCTTTCCCGATCAGTTGGGCCAGGACGACCTCATGAGCACGCTTCTCAAGCAG CAGCAAGACGGGTTGGCGCCAGTGGAAAACGAGTTTGGCTTTGACGAATACCAACTGGATAATCTTCCGGTTTAG
- the LOC121772054 gene encoding two-component response regulator ARR1-like isoform X2, with protein MNLGVNSMSVTTSSASWKSGDAVSDQFPAGLRVLVVDDDPTCLRILEKMLRNCRYEVTTCGRAEVALKLLRDNKDGFDVVISDVHMPDMDGFKLLERVGLEMDLPVIMMSADDSKSVVMKGVTHGACDYLIKPVRMEALKNIWQHVVRKKKNEWKEKDAEQSGSVEEGDRQQKPTDDVDYSSSANEGNWRNSRKRKEEEDDGDDKDDSSTLKKPRVVWSVELHQQFVTAVNQLGIDKAVPKKILELMNVPGLTRENVASHLQKYRLYLRRLSGQPQNGLGNSFLGPQDSGFGSISSLNGLDLQAYASSGQIPAQSLASIQAAALGRVTNKSGISVPIVDQHNIFSFDNPNMRFLDGQQHHSNGKQVNLLHGIPTNMDSKQLAALHQSGQPFGNTLMNVHSQSGQSNSLLTQMVQPQSRTQMLNEVGGNPVLNFPSSVGQPGLSQPIPGSVFSRFGMDNNVRPLTYKSLSQPTSVVEFSRSQGMELSGNSIPLTSNSGIPSYTSKGTTLQEEVNSEIKGSRGFLPNFDAFNELSQNRTDTWDLQNVGSTFETPQHSNVQSRLDVPPSVLVQPAFASDHRNGHLRTTSVNKAAFSTATSLGNGTNFGQQLTPSHADSSLRIKTERLPDMGFQNSLFPDQLGQDDLMSTLLKQQDGLAPVENEFGFDEYQLDNLPV; from the exons atgaatcttGGAGTCAATTCCATGTCTGTAACTACTTCAAGTGCTTCTTGGAAGTCCGGCGATGCAGTTTCCGATCAGTTTCCGGCGGGTTTGAGGGTTCTCGTCGTCGACGATGACCCCACTTGTCTTAGGATCTTAGAAAAGATGCTGAGAAATTGCCGCTATGAAG TTACCACATGCGGTCGAGCTGAGGTTGCGTTGAAGTTACTTAGGGATAACAAGGATGGATTCGACGTTGTTATAAGTGATGTCCACATGCCTGACATGGATGGTTTTAAGCTCTTGGAGCGCGTTGGACTGGAGATGGATCTACCAGTCATCA TGATGTCGGCTGATGATAGCAAAAGTGTCGTGATGAAGGGTGTCACTCATGGTGCTTGTGACTATCTGATAAAACCGGTTCGGATGGAGGCGTTGAAGAACATATGGCAGCATGTGGTTCGTAAGAAGAAGAATGAATGGAAGGAAAAGGATGCGGAACAGTCGGGAAGCGTGGAAGAGGGAGATCGGCAGCAAAAGCCTACGGATGATGTTGATTACTCTTCTTCAGCTAACGAAGGGAATTGGAGAAACTCGAGAAAGAGgaaagaggaggaggatgacgGGGATGACAAGGACGATTCATCTACATTGAAGAAACCGCGTGTTGTTTGGTCTGTGGAGCTGCACCAGCAGTTCGTAACTGCTGTTAATCAACTTGGGATCGACA AGGCTGTACCAAAGAAAATCTTGGAATTAATGAACGTCCCGGGCCTCACAAGAGAGAATGTTGCAAGCCACCTTCAG AAATATCGTCTTTATCTTAGAAGGCTTAGTGGACAGCCCCAGAATGGACTCGGGAACTCGTTTCTTGGACCCCAGGATTCAGGTTTTGGCTCAATAAGCTCGCTCAACGGCCTCGATCTTCAAGCTTATGCTTCTTCAGGTCAAATCCCAGCTCAAAGCCTTGCTTCAATCCAAGCTGCAGCACTTGGTAGGGTGACCAACAAATCAGGTATATCTGTGCCCATTGTTGATCAGCACAACATTTTCAGCTTCGATAATCCAAACATGAGGTTTCTAGATGGGCAGCAACACCATAGCAATGGTAAGCAAGTGAATCTACTCCATGGCATCCCTACGAATATGGATTCGAAACAGCTTGCTGCTTTGCACCAGTCTGGACAGCCCTTTGGTAATACGCTTATGAACGTGCACTCCCAGTCAGGCCAAAGTAATTCTTTACTCACGCAGATGGTTCAACCACAGTCGAGGACACAAATGTTAAACGAAGTCGGTGGTAACCCGGTCTTGAATTTTCCATCATCGGTAGGGCAACCTGGTTTGTCTCAGCCGATTCCCGGATCCGTCTTTAGCCGGTTTGGAATGGATAATAATGTTCGTCCTCTGACATACAAGTCCCTTTCCCAGCCCACGTCTGTAGTAGAATTTTCGAGGAGTCAGGGCATGGAGTTATCCGGGAATTCAATTCCACTCACTAGTAACTCAGGAATCCCAAGTTATACCTCCAAAGGGACGACTCTCCAAGAAGAGGTGAACTCTGAAATCAAAGGATCTCGAGGCTTTCTACCCAACTTTGATGCGTTCAACGAGCTCAGCCAGAACAGAACCGACACTTGGGACTTGCAAAATGTTGGATCAACCTTTGAAACTCCTCAACATTCCAATGTTCAAAGCCGTCTGGATGTTCCACCGTCAGTTTTAGTCCAACCAGCATTTGCCTCTGATCATAGGAATGGGCATCTCCGGACTACATCCGTTAACAAGGCCGCTTTCTCAACTGCTACCAGTCTTGGCAACGGCACAAACTTCGGGCAGCAGCTCACGCCATCACACGCTGATAGTTCTCTAAGAATCAAGACTGAAAGACTACCCGACATGGGCTTCCAAAACAGCCTCTTTCCCGATCAGTTGGGCCAGGACGACCTCATGAGCACGCTTCTCAAGCAG CAAGACGGGTTGGCGCCAGTGGAAAACGAGTTTGGCTTTGACGAATACCAACTGGATAATCTTCCGGTTTAG
- the LOC121772055 gene encoding uncharacterized protein LOC121772055, whose translation MAVTHADLSPTPKTTNLGSKTGVFLMVLSILLGLFCFILCLIAEAARSQAKWRDSQCTYTGTGKLPLLSATAAFAALAAAMVVQHVFLLVAVSKSVEITWDPQSHFAKTLTWQAGFFFVATWTTFAVGEIQLLVGLSVESGHLNDWETPRPSCLVIRQGLFTAAGVLGLATVFFAAGLYITALRAERYIQIQENMRRDILEVSVMYASPPRSPTRDQPVGADRGEGPNLPRQDEHYVHSLDYYLRAFDKQSRLV comes from the exons ATGGCGGTGACGCACGCCGATCTCTCTCCCACACCCAAAACCACCAACCTCGGCAGCAAAACCGGCGTCTTTCTCATGGTCCTATCCATATTACTAGGCCTCTTCTGCTTCATCCTCTGCCTCATAGCCGAGGCCGCCCGCTCCCAGGCCAAATGGCGCGATTCCCAGTGCACCTACACGGGCACCGGAAAGCTGCCCCTCCTTTCCGCCACCGCGGCTTTTGCTGCGCTGGCAGCGGCCATGGTGGTGCAGCATGTCTTTCTATTGGTCGCTGTCAGCAAATCAGTTGAGATCACCTGGGACCCTCAGTCCCACTTCGCCAAGACTCTGACGTGGCAAGCCGGCTTTTTCTTCGTTGCCACGTG GACGACATTTGCTGTTGGCGAGATCCAACTGTTGGTCGGGCTGAGCGTGGAGTCAGGCCACCTCAATGACTGGGAGACGCCGCGGCCGAGCTGCCTCGTCATCCGACAAGGACTTTTCACGGCGGCCGGAGTTCTGGGTCTGGCGACGGTTTTCTTCGCCGCAGGCTTGTACATCACGGCTCTGCGGGCGGAGAGGTACATTCAAATACAGGAGAACATGCGACGAGACATATTGGAAGTTTCGGTCATGTATGCCTCCCCGCCAAGATCACCCACACGGGATCAGCCCGTCGGGGCTGATCGGGGTGAGGGGCCGAATTTGCCGAGACAAGATGAACACTATGTTCATTCACTGGATTACTACTTACGAGCGTTTGACAAGCAATCAAGACTTGTTTGA